In the Manis javanica isolate MJ-LG chromosome 12, MJ_LKY, whole genome shotgun sequence genome, GTGGCAGAAATACTGGTTGCAGACACATCAGGTGCCCCAGTGTCCATATCACAAACAGAACCCAGCTTAAGTTTGGAACGGTGAGGTGCCAGTCCCAGAAGATACATCATGATTGGTGCAAATATTACTACTAATCTGTTCCCCCATTTTTCCTGCCTTCCTTGCAATtacagagagaaaagcagaagagctaacatactgttttccatagcagagAGTATAAAGGAAGTTAAAGTTGATATGTGAGAAACTGGAAATGTAAGCCTAATATTTGGAGTTATAGAGGTAGATACCAGAGGAGAAGGACGAGGTTGTGTATAAGGacgaagaagaaagggagagtgGGAGGCGGCTGGAGGCAGAAGAAATGTTCAATGGAAGTAGCTACTTctgagaaaaaagtgaaggaaaagagaatgggAAAAGCAAAGTTTCAGTTTTTTTACCCTTCTGTtctctttgaatttttctttatatgtgattctattattttaataattagaaataaattaatcgCTTTTGAAGTTGTTCCTAAGAGTTtgagatgttttaaaaacatgtaactAATTGTTACATGTCTTTAAATGTATAATCACCTATTTCACAAGAAATAAGTACATTTTAACTGTCGGTTTATCCACAGCCTCACGATGACATAACATAGATAAGAATAAAGTGTTTCAATTTTGCGCAAGAGAAAATGACCCCAGGAGCTTAAATCAGAACTCAAGGTCAAGGCCAGCTCGTAGGATCAAGCTGGAGAACTAGCTGCTGATGGTTGCAGGAGTCTGAGCTTGTTCTGCCTTTTGTGTTGTTGCCTCAACTTTCTTATCTAGTAGCTCTAATCTGATTTGGCCCACagctagagaagaggaaaaacctCAAGAATACAGCCATAAGCATCTTCAGTTACTCATTTTCAAGCCCATAGGTTTCAGTTTGACTTGGTTCCCAGGTATCTTGGGAAACGATTCTGCACTATTTCTTTTATTACACCTTTGTTAATGTACTCATTGTTAAAATTCCCAGCCAGAGCCTCTCAATGAACACAACATATTATTTCTGAAATtctgagaaaacacacagatgatcACTTTAGAAAATAAGACTTTAACTTTTGATGTCTAGGAGATTCGAGTTTCAACTTCTTTGTGAAGAATGTTTAACTGATCTTTGttgttttcaaattatttgtcTAAAAAATTGTTACATTAAACGTTGTAGAAGTACATCACAGACTTGTTTTCCTCTAATACTAGGGGATAGTTGTGTTAGTTTCTTTAATTGGGGGTAAGATTTTGTACATCACCATTATCATTTGCTGCTTTTAGATTCTGTTCTTTGGGGTCATGTGTGAAAGAGGAATTCACATTCCCCTCTTGccatttattttatcaaaagcCTATTCTTATTTTATCAAAAAATCCCACACTTCTACCGGCTTTGGAGCTAAATTTTCCACAAAACTTCCAGATACTTTCATATATGATTATTACTGGCTATTCTGTCAAAAGAAGACAATAATAGTAAGGATATATGAAATGTATAGTTTCATTCCAGTTATCTTAACACAACTCTTAGCATGTACAAGTCATTCAATGTGTCATTTGTGGGGTCCATCCTTAGcagattttaaaatgtcacattcTTGCTTCTCCATCAAACACTATCAGAGGAACAGACACTGAAACTCAATGAAGCTGCATAACAGTGTTGGcatttagaaatagaaaataactgaTAGATGGACAGCAAGAAGAGAAAGGTTAAGAAGTCTGAAGCCTGGATGATCCAGTGATGAATGGGTCTCTGAGAAAACAGAGATTTCCTTGCACTTCTTAACTAAGGAAACAGGTTCTGGGGGATCAGCCTAAGGAGCTAAAAGAAAAATTGGCAGAGACCTTTAATCACAAGCCAATGAAGCCACCTAGTGGTTTGTTACATAATTCGAGGTGTGTAACTGCAGCCATTCCTCTGTGGATCGTGTGGGTCTCCAGTCACGTGTGATTAAGAGTCTGGTCACTTTTCATTTAGTCCAGCAAGGAGTTCATTTTCATTAAGAATAATCACAGCATTTCTCTGtgtagtattttatttatctgtggttttctttttatcaaaaaGGACTTAAAGCAACTGACATGAAAACATAGCACAAACTAGAAtagaagatgagaaagaaaacaaagacatcaATGAAGACATAAAAAGTAGTAAGATTTTTGGTAATTCAAAAATGTTTACTAAATCCTATAGATTTTCCATGAACGGACTCTACATTTTCAGCTAAGTGTGGCAACTGATCACTTATAAAATTCATGATGTCCAAAGTGATGACAAGTTTTtaggaaaagtaaaaataccTGATGCAAAGGGCAGAGAAATTTCTCTTTTGGAGGTACTCAGAAATGAGGTTCTGCAGAATATAATGTTTAATGTCCTCAATTCTCATAACGGAAATCATCCTGAGTTTTGGGCAATTATTTCTGAATCGTGTCTATGTTGCTTTGGAGGAGCATGTGCACCACTTTCCATTTTCAGGGCGTGTGTTAACACATTTGATCCTCATGTTAAGCCAATGAGGTAGGTAGTATTATCCCTGGGCTGCAGGTGAGGCCATGGTACACAGCAAGGTTATGAACTTGCCTGAAGTCAGGCTGTTCATAGAGAGTGGGAGCTGCATCTGCACCCAGGCATTGTGGCTCTAACACCAACGCACTTTTCCAAGGTGCAATGTACTGAATGGTCAAGTTAGTACAGGAAAGCCCCGCCAATGAAAACACTATTTGAGCTTTTCCCCCCATGTCTTATACAGACTGGGGGGATTATGTAGCTGTGCTTCAACATGATGCTACAGATGAGGTCAGGGTTGCACATTTCTGAGATGACTCAGTTAACTCTGCTTTCTTCCAGGGTCACAGATTTTCTTCCTGACCCCAGTCACCACACACTCATggacatacatgtatatacacaccttcagtcaaagaaaaaaaccaagaaaGTGTTCTCAAATTCACCACTTACTGACTTCTAGAAAATAGCTGAAACTCCATGTCCTTTTGATGGCATATCCTCAGATATAAGGTCCAAAATGCCATCATAACAAAACACACTTGATTATGCTAGTTTTTCAAAGTGATATCTATAAACGTTTGTGAATGAGAGCTAAATTGATTTCTTTTAACCAGTCATGAAAGTTGATTAGCAATGAGCAAGGCAAGCCTTAGAAGCAACTCTGTAGGGAAATATTGGCATCATTCAAACATTTTCAGCTAGAGGAGTCAAAATAGCATACAGTTGAGTCATAAATTGAACATTCAGAATGATGTTTTTTTAAGCTGTGCATTAAGGTAGTTGTGTGGTTAATGTTTTTGCAAAGAGGAAAAGGTATACTCTATAAAATGTTCCATAAAGATAAGTCTCCTTATAAACAAATTGCCatgacatttaaaagaaatgcttAACTCAATGAAGATTCTAATGCTCCTGAAAGATTTATGTTCTGTTTTGGAACCACCATGATAGCCTACTACCCATACGGTTGAAGTTTTCAGAATGATAACCCTTTTAATAGTGCTACAGAGTGTTTGAAAGATTCATTCTATCATGGGAACATAAAAAGAGTGATCCTGAGCTATGATGAAGAAAAGACTGGCTGGGAATCAAGAAACTTGGGATTCCCAggtgtgctttatttttattacaaagaaGACAGAGATTCTTTGTATGCCATTTTTGTCAtgaactttggagtcagacttgGATTCAAATACCAATTCTGATACCTATTTGCTGTATGAAATTGGACTAGCCAGTTAACctcttggggcctcagtttcttcatctataaaatggcttTAGTAATACATGGATTTTTGTTAGGTGCTCACTGTATATTGTGCTTTTACATGACAGTCTTAAGTCGAATATTCACTATTGTTATTCCCCTTCACAAGTGAGATCACGGCAGGCAGTCGAGGGAATAGGTAATGTGAAGTTTAATTAGGATAATTTATGCAGTGTGTTCTATCACCTGGTACTTAGCAGGCTTTCCAGAGACGGTAGCCGTTGCCTCCATCTCacccatttcctcttctttcagaTAAGCTTTGAAGATTAGTAAAGAGGGAACCACATGTTTAAATAGCTTAAGTTTGGGAATTAGATTGAGGCTCAGGCTAAAGAGtaagaataaaactgaattttattttcctacagGAGTGGCAAAAGCTCACTTATGACATCCATGTCCTGCGGCAGATCCGAAGGGAAGTGAGGAATAGATGGAAACGCATTTTAGAAGAGTTAGGTGAGTGTGAAAGTGACCAGAAATGGTCAAAATAATAGTTGTGATCATTCTTCCTCTTCACATTCTCCACCATGGTTTTTATAAAAGACCTGCCAGTAACTGAGCAATTAGGCCACTGTGTACTAATCATGTTCCCAGTCCTGTCTCCTTAGATCCTCAAGCATAAACACGCGATATTTCTGTTACCACCCGCCCATGTCTTGAGGGTATATTGTGCCATGATTTGCTCCATCTGTCCTCAGTAACACAGGGCGGTGGGATCATATGGGCACCATTGTATGTTTTTGGCAGTGTACATTGACTGAATTAGATAAAAGTGGCCACTTAGGTAATAGCTTTATCAGATgaggcaggttgggagaaacaCTCTGTAAGAGAGTGTAAATTCGGTGTAGATTTTCAGAAAGGCTAGAAGGCAGAAAAACTTCAAAGTGGGAGAAACACCTGCAGCGTTAGAGTAGATATTGGGTAATGGTTTTTCTTAATTCTGCTGGAGCTGTGATACAATAAACATGGCCCTCACATTATAAAATAAgcttattttaatgtttaaaaagtggAGATCAGTTTTGAAGTCCTTAGTCCTTCAGCTTGGAAAGAGAACACGTCACCTTGGCATCATCTTTTGAAAAGTGGCATGCCAAGTTGCTGGCCCCTATTGCTTTAGGGGAGATACAATGGGATGGGATGAACCTCTGCCCTCTTTACTCACCCAATATTGCTGTAATTTAATAGTCTCCTTTTTACAATGTAAGTTATTCCAGGCAGGTTTAAATGTATGAGTCCTTTATACACCGTTGGGTAAGTATTTTAACCAGCTAAACATGGTGTCCCGGGGAAGGGAATCTGGGGTGTGGAGAAGTAGGGGCCTCTAGGCCCCCAAGCCACAAAGGCCATAGGAATTCTGGGGACAGCGGAGGAGGTGTAGAATGGGGAGTTGGAGGTTTTCAGTTGgaaaaaacaacagcagcaagcAGTCAGTGGGTGATTATCTGAGACTCAGCTCTGAAGGAAAGGCAGCCAAGGGAAATTAATGAAGAGGAAACATCAAACGAATTTTAATTAAAGACTGCCAATCACACTGAGCTGGGAAGCAGCCCCAGGAACGGTGCCTGGGCTTGAGCTTTCCGATGTGTGTTCAGAATCCACTCTGGGTCCCTTCTGAGCCTCCTGCAGGGACCATGCTACAGCACAGGCATTTTCCTGTGACTACTTTTAAGgagagatacattttttttttttttgccttaggTTTTCAAAAGGAAGCAGACTCTTTGTTGTCAGTGACTAAACTGAGCACCATCAGTGATTCTAAAAACACAAGGAAAGCTCGGGAGATACTGTTAAAACTGGCTGAAGAAACCAATATTTTTCCAACCAGCTGGGAGCTCTCGGAGAGATACCTCTTCGTTGTGGTAGGTGGTTGCATTTTTTCATCTGCccttattttgctttaaatttttgcttttctgtgatTTCCTATACTCAGCATTCCAATACCACCAGCAATCTTAGGCACTGGTTTCCTGTGGCCAGAAGCATCCAGTTACCTGGAGACCTTCACAAAATCCAGATCTCTGGACTGTGCTCGTACCCACTGAGGTTTTGCTTGTGGTTTGAGAATCTGTACTTTTCATCCAGGTCTGCTGCACAGTTAGCTTTTTGAACCATTTGGGTGTAGGTCAAAGAAATGTGAGAAATACTGTTTCTATAACCTAAGAtggaaaaaagaatttgaaaggaCTTGAAGAGTGGTGGGATGGTTGTTGGGTATTGTGAGGAAAGGATGAAGGAGTGTCTCTAAATTTGTCAAGAAACATTTAATATGTGTTTTACTCGCTCAGTGTGATTTCTAGGGTGGGTACTGTTGTTAGATGGGATTGGTTTTCCCATCATCATGgggaaaaaacatttttgttttaatcttttggCAGGACCGTCTCATTGCTCTTGATGCTGCAGAAGAGTTCTTTAAAATTGCCAGTCGAACTTACCCCAAGAAGCCTGGGGTCCCATGCCCAGCAGATGGCCAGAAAGAACTGCACTGCCTTCCATTGCCAAGTCCCTAAAGGAGAGGCCGGGAGGCAGAATGGGAATTCTTCCGCTGGAACCCAGCAGCCAACCAAAGTTGGGCAAATGCTTGGAGAAGAGAGGCAGCAAGTAGAGAGCTAGCTAGAAGAAAAGCGATTCTGATCTGCAAATATCTAAGGGTTTGGTTATGTGGTCTTCGTGAGAATGTAACTCTGTGGGGTGAAGGTTGCATTGAAACCCTCTGCTGATCTTGCATCAGAGTCAGTGGGATATTTCATCGTGAGTGATTAGATTCCAAGAACCGATTGCCCCCATTTTGGTTTTGGTTGTACAATAAGCTCTCACCACTAATCTTATTGGAAGAAAGAGATGATCTAGttaataaaacaatacaattaaTAGAGACAGCCATCATCGAGCCCAAATATGGattaccaatttttaaataattattagaggCCAACGCCAAAATAATACCAGGCATTACATGACCTTTCTTGGATTTGGAAGAACCTACAGAATCTTGGAGGTGTCAGAGGCATCATTGTAACAGTTATGATTATTCAGGAGTTTAGATGTGCCAGGAATAGGAATGTCTAGGGGTGCTGCTCAGAAGTGAGTTCCAAATGAAGTGATCCCGAGCAGAATCTCCTGCAGCCACATGTAGAAAGCTCTGTTCAGTTGTGGTACATGCATCTTAAATTCCCAAAATTCCTGATGTCTGGTTATCTCATTTTTGCATATTGTCCATTTCTACTCCACAAACCCTTGATATTTTATCCAGGATAGCATCTGTAAACCGAAACGTTTGCCTTCACTTCCTTCTCGTTCCCTTAATCTGTTTCTGGTTTAGCAGCTGAGAGTTGTACCTGCTCAGACTTGCAGACTCGTAGCTCCACAAGCAATGTTGCGCGAAAGAAGGTAACTGCTGGACTGTCTTCCATTCCGGACATGATTTTCAAAACGGAGCAGTGCTGCCAATACAACTTGCTTCTGTCTACAGATTGAGAAGTCCAGCTTCAAAAGTTACTTGCTACTTAAGCAAGGAGCTTGCCCAGGAATCATGGTTCATTTTATTGAAAAGGCTTTCAGAACTTGTAGGGCTTATCAGTAGGTTTCTGAGAACAGCagcaatatttttacttttacagtACTCTTCTGACTTCAGTTTAAGAAGTGACTTGTTTCTTGTCTGTCCAGTGGATTATGACTTGAAAATTTCCATATCCTGACTAGCTCTTTTGGTAGTGTACACaatgttcaaaatatttgttattttgcaGACCAATTTAACTGACATGTTTCAGCAAAATTCTTCCTAGTTTTATAAGTAagctaaaagttttatttttgtatatttagtgTTTAATCCCTCTCCTGTTTAAAATTAGGCTGCAGATAGTGTCCCTTATCTCTGTGGGCTCTTGCAAGGTAGACACACAacagtgaaacaaacaaaaacaaaacaaactataaaattaaaaaattgaaaatcataGTGTTTCCATCTCTGTCCTCAGAATTTGTGTTgtgtctttttgccttttttgatGTCAAAATAGATGAGGTTGTTTGCatctatggagaaaaaaatgtaaccatAGTCTATTTTTGATAAGGAATGAGTCAGGATAAGATTGTCTCTATTGCTATAAAAAACATGGACTTATCTAGGATATTTTTCCTTGCACAGAATTAAAAGGTTTCTGCATTTGATTTTCAGCTGGATATGTGTTGTGTTTCTGAGAAATAAGAAGAAACAGTTATTCTTTCTATAAGCCCTTTAAATTAAAGGATAAAGGAGCTGAGAGACAGATGGATTTAAGAACCTGCCCTCATCCTAAAGCCAGTCAAGGGGCAAATCTGTGCTCAAGTCTGGTGCACACTGCAGTGCATGACAG is a window encoding:
- the MREG gene encoding melanoregulin, coding for MGPRRWLRTACGCCPCQCLEEPAAPEKEPLVSASNPYPSFGATLARDDEKNLWSTPHDVSHTEADDDRTLYNLIVVRNQQAKDSEEWQKLTYDIHVLRQIRREVRNRWKRILEELGFQKEADSLLSVTKLSTISDSKNTRKAREILLKLAEETNIFPTSWELSERYLFVVDRLIALDAAEEFFKIASRTYPKKPGVPCPADGQKELHCLPLPSP